Proteins encoded within one genomic window of Alteribacter populi:
- a CDS encoding cation:proton antiporter — MVTEPTAHPVFIFAMAMLIFLISPLIMTRLRVPGIIGVLIAGMVVGPNGLGLLERNETIVLLGTVGLLYIIFIAGLEIDLDGFKKYRKRSIEFGLLSFFIPCVLGLGLGLVLGYNIWSSLLLGSLLGSHTLLAYPIASRMGIAKNRAVTTTVGGTILTDTLAMLVLAIVAGAMQGELTVGFWVQMLVSLMIFSAIIIFGVPYISKRFFIKISGGGSLDYVFVMTVLFICSFLAILAGVEPIIGAFLAGLALNRMILENGPLMNRIKFVGNALFIPFFLLSVGMLMDFRILIEHPLSVLLAVSIVAFVIIGKWLAATITSKMYDYTPFERNVMFGLSIPQAAATLAATLVGYDLGLFDVAVVNGVIIMILITCIIGPSITEQIGRKLAYVEENEPVKEEQMPERILIPMANPDTMDNLLELAIILKNPLSNEPLYPMTVVQGDNESREIKIAQAEKMLGHAVVYAAGADIPVRPLTRVGDHPAKRMAYAITDNRISTVVVGWNGEMTSSGHMFGSVLDQLIEYTDRQVLVSKLSHPLNITKRIVVVIPKGFDHMSGAHEAFRTAKVLASRTGAELLLIVVDDEKEKYEQIFATIKPDLTMKVEQVDDWGELKDSYYETFEETDLMLILSARRGTVSWHYRLERLPYYIQKTRLVSFIVYFTKEAQVDERGTKATVLRQPFGTYRRNESK; from the coding sequence ATGGTAACTGAACCAACTGCTCACCCTGTATTTATTTTTGCGATGGCTATGCTTATTTTCCTCATTTCACCCCTTATTATGACACGACTCCGCGTTCCAGGTATCATTGGAGTTTTGATCGCAGGGATGGTTGTAGGGCCAAATGGGCTTGGCTTGTTAGAACGAAATGAAACTATTGTCCTTTTAGGAACGGTAGGTTTACTTTACATTATCTTTATTGCTGGTTTAGAAATTGATTTAGATGGCTTTAAAAAATATCGGAAACGAAGCATCGAATTCGGACTTCTCTCATTTTTTATTCCCTGTGTTTTAGGATTAGGACTAGGGCTTGTGTTAGGGTATAATATTTGGTCTTCTTTATTACTAGGCTCTTTACTTGGTTCACACACATTGCTTGCTTATCCGATTGCAAGCAGGATGGGAATTGCAAAAAACCGTGCAGTTACAACAACCGTCGGGGGCACAATTTTAACTGACACGTTGGCGATGCTTGTCCTTGCTATTGTGGCTGGTGCGATGCAAGGAGAACTAACCGTTGGATTTTGGGTTCAGATGCTCGTCTCATTGATGATCTTTTCTGCGATCATTATTTTCGGTGTGCCATATATATCAAAAAGGTTTTTCATAAAAATCAGTGGTGGAGGCTCATTAGACTATGTGTTTGTCATGACTGTCCTGTTTATCTGTTCATTTTTAGCAATTCTTGCTGGGGTGGAGCCGATTATCGGTGCCTTTCTAGCCGGGCTTGCGTTAAACCGTATGATATTAGAAAATGGACCGCTCATGAACCGGATTAAATTTGTTGGAAATGCGTTGTTCATTCCGTTTTTTCTTCTCTCAGTAGGAATGTTAATGGATTTTCGCATATTAATTGAGCATCCTTTATCAGTATTACTAGCTGTGTCCATTGTTGCGTTCGTCATAATAGGAAAGTGGCTCGCAGCAACGATTACGTCAAAAATGTACGATTATACGCCGTTTGAACGAAATGTCATGTTCGGTCTCTCGATACCGCAAGCAGCAGCGACATTAGCTGCAACACTAGTCGGGTACGACCTTGGTTTATTTGACGTAGCTGTTGTTAATGGTGTGATCATTATGATTTTAATTACATGTATTATTGGGCCGTCTATTACTGAACAAATCGGTCGGAAACTGGCCTACGTAGAAGAGAATGAACCGGTTAAAGAAGAACAAATGCCGGAGCGTATTCTCATCCCAATGGCAAACCCGGATACGATGGATAATTTGTTGGAACTGGCGATCATCTTAAAGAACCCATTATCGAACGAACCTCTTTATCCGATGACCGTGGTTCAGGGGGATAATGAAAGCCGGGAAATCAAGATTGCTCAAGCGGAAAAAATGCTCGGTCATGCGGTTGTATATGCAGCAGGAGCAGATATACCGGTCCGTCCATTAACACGTGTAGGGGATCACCCTGCTAAACGGATGGCTTACGCAATTACAGATAATCGCATTTCTACTGTTGTCGTGGGCTGGAACGGAGAAATGACCTCGAGTGGTCATATGTTCGGTTCTGTTCTTGACCAACTCATTGAATATACCGACCGCCAAGTTTTGGTAAGTAAACTTTCCCATCCTTTAAATATTACGAAAAGAATTGTAGTGGTCATTCCGAAAGGCTTCGACCATATGTCCGGAGCTCACGAAGCCTTTCGTACAGCAAAAGTGCTTGCAAGTCGAACTGGAGCTGAGCTACTATTGATTGTAGTTGATGATGAAAAAGAAAAATATGAACAGATCTTCGCTACAATAAAACCAGACCTGACAATGAAAGTAGAGCAAGTCGATGACTGGGGAGAATTAAAGGATTCGTATTACGAAACGTTTGAAGAAACGGATTTAATGTTGATCCTAAGTGCACGACGGGGGACGGTAAGCTGGCATTATCGTTTGGAAAGACTGCCATATTACATTCAAAAAACACGTCTGGTCAGTTTTATCGTCTACTTTACAAAAGAAGCACAAGTAGATGAACGAGGTACGAAAGCCACAGTATTAAGACAACCTTTCGGAACGTATAGACGAAATGAATCAAAATAG
- a CDS encoding RluA family pseudouridine synthase, protein MKNLRNLSITWEIPPSLSGKVLREFLRDEKQMSRKTLAEIKYKGGALLVNDREETVRALVKPGDKITVVFPPEQVSPLLTGKTYPFSIVAEDDHMMVVHKPAGLPTVPSKERPGYSLAHAVIGYYECEGVPSTFHAVNRLDKDTSGLMIVAKHRYAHDLFVKAQQKGNLVREYQALVSGQLEKKEGTIDAAIGRKESSIIERIVSPGGQPAITHYQALAESRNASLVHVQLETGRTHQIRVHFASINHPLLGDTLYGGNSSTISRHALHSWKLTFEHPLTGKMHTYVEKLPQDMEAAWLRESEA, encoded by the coding sequence ATGAAAAATCTTAGGAACCTTTCAATAACTTGGGAGATCCCGCCGTCACTTTCAGGAAAAGTGCTGCGGGAATTTCTTCGCGATGAAAAACAGATGTCCAGAAAGACGTTAGCAGAAATCAAGTACAAAGGAGGGGCGTTACTTGTAAATGACAGGGAGGAAACGGTACGGGCACTCGTGAAACCAGGTGACAAAATCACGGTCGTTTTTCCCCCGGAACAAGTTAGCCCTCTGTTAACAGGAAAGACTTATCCGTTCTCGATTGTTGCTGAAGACGATCATATGATGGTGGTTCATAAACCAGCAGGGTTGCCAACTGTTCCTTCCAAGGAGCGACCGGGTTATTCATTAGCTCATGCTGTGATTGGTTATTATGAGTGCGAGGGAGTTCCTTCGACGTTTCACGCTGTCAATAGACTCGATAAAGACACCTCGGGTTTAATGATCGTCGCCAAACACCGCTATGCTCATGATTTATTTGTTAAGGCACAACAAAAGGGTAACCTCGTCCGTGAATACCAGGCACTTGTGTCGGGACAGCTAGAGAAAAAGGAAGGGACGATCGATGCAGCGATTGGTCGTAAAGAATCGAGTATTATTGAACGGATTGTCTCCCCAGGTGGCCAGCCTGCGATTACGCATTATCAGGCGTTAGCGGAAAGTCGAAACGCTAGCCTCGTTCATGTCCAGCTTGAAACGGGAAGGACACACCAAATTCGTGTCCATTTTGCTTCGATTAACCACCCGTTGTTAGGGGATACGCTTTACGGTGGAAACAGTTCTACGATCTCTCGTCATGCTCTTCATTCGTGGAAGCTAACTTTTGAGCATCCGCTTACTGGAAAAATGCATACGTATGTAGAAAAGCTGCCACAGGATATGGAAGCAGCTTGGTTAAGGGAATCCGAAGCGTAA
- the fabI gene encoding enoyl-ACP reductase FabI: protein MKIDLSDRTYVVMGVANKRSIAWGITQSLANAGARIIFTYAGERLERNVRQLADSLERDDSLVLPCDVTNDDEVEKTFQEIEKEVGTIHGIAHCIAFANREELEGEYLNTTRDGFLLAQNISAYSLTAVTKAARPLMKEGGSIVTLTYLGGERVVKNYNVMGVAKASLDASVKYLANDLGKENIRVNAISAGPIRTLAAKGIGGFNEVLKEIEENAPLKRTVKQEEVGDTALFLLSDMSRAMTGELLHVDGGYNTIGLM from the coding sequence ATGAAAATTGATTTATCAGATCGTACTTATGTCGTGATGGGAGTAGCAAATAAACGAAGCATTGCTTGGGGAATTACGCAATCGTTAGCGAATGCAGGAGCAAGGATAATTTTTACATATGCAGGAGAAAGACTGGAAAGAAACGTAAGGCAACTTGCAGATTCGTTAGAACGAGACGACTCTCTCGTTCTTCCATGTGACGTCACTAACGACGATGAAGTGGAGAAAACGTTCCAGGAGATCGAAAAAGAAGTAGGCACGATTCATGGAATTGCTCACTGTATTGCATTTGCTAATCGTGAGGAGCTAGAAGGTGAATATTTAAACACAACGAGAGACGGATTTTTACTCGCACAAAACATTAGCGCCTATTCGTTAACAGCTGTTACGAAAGCGGCCCGTCCACTCATGAAGGAAGGCGGCAGTATCGTGACTCTTACGTATTTAGGTGGCGAGCGTGTTGTGAAAAACTACAATGTCATGGGTGTAGCAAAAGCGTCTCTCGATGCGAGTGTGAAGTATTTAGCGAATGACTTAGGAAAAGAAAACATCCGTGTGAACGCGATTTCCGCTGGTCCGATCCGTACACTTGCAGCTAAAGGAATTGGTGGATTTAATGAAGTGTTAAAAGAAATTGAAGAGAACGCACCGCTTAAGCGTACGGTTAAACAGGAGGAAGTCGGCGATACCGCTCTATTCTTATTAAGTGACATGTCCAGAGCGATGACGGGTGAACTTCTTCATGTTGATGGCGGTTACAACACGATTGGATTAATGTAA
- a CDS encoding UDP-glucose dehydrogenase family protein, with the protein MNVGVIGAGYVGLTTSCVLAEFGHRVLCVDKNHHKLNQLKSCEVPFYEPGLQEMLERNVKKGHLSFTNNTREAIQSSEVVFIAVGTPPLSDGSPNLTFIQQVVDEISQAIEKYTIIVTKSTVPLGTNEWMDQALTKKVKPELFDVVSNPEFLKEGTAIQDTISPDRMVIGAKNEAPVQLLKTLFSFIKAPYYVTTLTGAEMIKYASNVFLAMKISYINEISTICEAYGVDVNEVAQGIGADQRIGPAFLKSGLGYGGSCLPKDLQGLIFAATRKNINTKLLPSIAEVNDQQVDVYMKKLEEKLGSLNKKRIAVWGLSFKPNTDDIRHSPAIMLIERLKEEGADVVAYDPIVKRVNDTLFSHRDKYDVLKGADALVLATDWQSFIDADWRKVKTRLKGNVVMDCRNALQREKVTQAGMCYVANGQQRSN; encoded by the coding sequence GTGAATGTTGGTGTAATCGGTGCCGGATACGTAGGACTAACGACATCATGTGTCTTGGCGGAATTCGGTCATCGTGTTCTTTGCGTAGATAAAAATCACCACAAGCTTAATCAACTTAAATCTTGTGAAGTTCCCTTTTACGAACCAGGATTACAGGAAATGTTAGAACGAAATGTTAAAAAAGGTCATCTATCGTTTACAAATAATACGAGGGAGGCTATTCAATCTTCTGAAGTTGTTTTTATTGCAGTTGGAACTCCGCCATTAAGTGATGGTTCACCAAACCTTACTTTCATTCAACAAGTCGTTGATGAGATTAGCCAAGCAATCGAGAAATACACGATAATTGTGACCAAAAGTACCGTTCCTTTAGGTACGAATGAGTGGATGGATCAGGCTTTAACAAAGAAAGTGAAGCCAGAATTGTTTGATGTTGTTTCCAATCCTGAGTTTTTAAAGGAAGGGACTGCAATTCAAGATACGATTTCCCCTGATCGCATGGTTATCGGGGCAAAAAACGAAGCACCTGTCCAGCTTTTAAAAACCCTTTTTTCATTTATTAAAGCACCTTATTATGTAACGACATTAACGGGAGCTGAAATGATAAAATATGCCTCCAATGTCTTTTTAGCGATGAAAATATCCTACATCAATGAAATTTCAACTATTTGTGAGGCTTACGGGGTCGATGTTAATGAAGTGGCTCAAGGAATCGGAGCTGATCAACGAATCGGACCGGCATTCTTAAAGTCCGGCCTTGGGTACGGAGGCTCTTGTTTACCAAAGGATTTACAAGGGCTAATATTTGCTGCAACGCGAAAAAACATAAATACAAAGCTGCTGCCATCCATAGCGGAAGTGAATGACCAGCAAGTGGATGTTTATATGAAAAAGCTTGAAGAAAAGCTCGGCAGTTTGAACAAAAAGCGAATCGCTGTGTGGGGGTTAAGTTTCAAACCAAATACAGATGATATCCGTCACTCTCCAGCAATAATGTTGATTGAAAGGTTAAAAGAAGAAGGTGCGGATGTCGTCGCTTATGATCCGATTGTAAAAAGAGTTAACGATACTCTCTTTTCTCATCGTGATAAGTATGATGTTTTAAAAGGTGCGGATGCCCTTGTCCTGGCAACCGACTGGCAGTCGTTTATCGATGCGGATTGGCGTAAAGTAAAAACCCGCTTAAAAGGTAATGTCGTAATGGACTGCCGTAACGCACTGCAACGTGAAAAAGTTACTCAAGCAGGGATGTGTTACGTTGCAAATGGACAACAGCGTTCGAATTAA
- a CDS encoding YjcZ family sporulation protein, with protein sequence MGQYGGFTLIVVLFILLIIVGSAYVY encoded by the coding sequence ATGGGTCAATATGGCGGTTTTACGTTAATTGTGGTTCTATTCATTTTGTTAATAATCGTTGGTTCAGCTTACGTTTATTAA
- a CDS encoding glycosyltransferase family 4 protein yields MKIAIVCTEKLPVPPIRGGAIQTYIAGALPTLKKNHTITVIGRSDKDLPDRETNEGIHYVRVTGGLLETYRDGVVDALRNETFDVIHIFNRPLLVAPVRAVAPQSRLILSMHNDMFKREKISPEEANEAVQQVDKIITISNYIGQSIQQDYPESAPKLKTIYSGVDLNQFVPASTSQGKKYRNQVRKEHNLESKKVIMFAGRLSANKGVDVLLEAMPALAKKHSDIALVLVGSKWFSDNSINDYGAYVRALAQRMPIPVIATGFVSPEDIQKWYAAADIFVCPSQWQEPLARVHYEAMAAALPIVTTARGGNPEVIDIGKNGFVVEEPENPQSFVEPILKLLANPSLAKEIGANGRRMAEERFQWSRVVTDILSVWQEMEQNIKTSAPLGLSTDQAIDGVELEENELEPVEAVRPVEEIEEKQPERIYRYTNNPPAKPKLWVKRLRTG; encoded by the coding sequence ATGAAAATAGCCATTGTTTGTACCGAAAAACTCCCCGTTCCTCCTATTCGAGGCGGAGCGATTCAAACCTATATTGCAGGAGCTCTACCCACTTTAAAAAAGAATCATACGATCACTGTCATTGGTCGCTCAGACAAAGATTTACCCGATCGTGAAACGAACGAGGGGATCCATTATGTGAGAGTGACCGGCGGTTTACTCGAAACTTACCGGGACGGTGTCGTAGACGCGCTTCGAAACGAAACGTTTGATGTGATTCATATTTTTAACCGCCCGCTCTTAGTTGCTCCCGTTCGTGCTGTCGCTCCTCAGTCAAGATTAATATTAAGCATGCATAATGATATGTTTAAACGTGAGAAAATCTCTCCTGAAGAAGCGAATGAGGCGGTTCAGCAGGTAGATAAAATTATAACGATTAGTAATTATATTGGCCAATCGATCCAACAAGATTATCCGGAATCTGCACCAAAGCTAAAAACGATCTATTCTGGCGTAGACTTAAACCAATTTGTTCCCGCTTCCACTTCTCAAGGTAAAAAGTATCGTAATCAAGTTCGTAAAGAGCACAACCTCGAGTCAAAAAAAGTAATTATGTTTGCGGGGCGTCTATCTGCAAATAAAGGAGTCGATGTCCTGCTCGAGGCCATGCCAGCGCTTGCGAAAAAACACTCGGACATTGCCCTGGTCCTCGTAGGAAGTAAGTGGTTTAGTGATAACTCTATCAATGATTATGGCGCTTACGTCAGGGCTCTCGCACAACGGATGCCAATTCCGGTGATTGCAACTGGATTCGTGTCCCCAGAAGATATTCAAAAATGGTATGCTGCAGCAGACATTTTTGTTTGCCCTTCTCAATGGCAAGAGCCTCTCGCGCGTGTGCATTACGAAGCGATGGCCGCTGCCCTCCCAATCGTAACGACCGCCAGAGGTGGAAACCCTGAAGTCATTGATATTGGGAAAAATGGGTTTGTTGTTGAAGAACCTGAGAACCCGCAATCATTTGTCGAACCGATCTTAAAATTGTTAGCTAATCCCTCACTCGCAAAAGAGATCGGAGCAAATGGGCGCCGTATGGCTGAAGAACGTTTTCAATGGTCCCGCGTCGTCACTGATATTCTTTCTGTTTGGCAAGAAATGGAACAAAACATTAAGACCAGTGCTCCGCTTGGATTATCTACTGATCAAGCGATAGATGGAGTAGAATTAGAAGAAAACGAGCTCGAACCCGTTGAAGCAGTTCGACCTGTTGAGGAAATTGAAGAGAAGCAGCCTGAAAGAATTTACCGATATACAAACAACCCTCCTGCTAAACCGAAATTATGGGTGAAAAGGCTTCGCACTGGTTAA
- a CDS encoding GNAT family N-acetyltransferase produces the protein MNKKIRLLDIEDYPYLEAMDTGIENDYIKRIFERLTTENHRLYGLFIDNQLVSMGGYSLFARKYAMLGRLRSDRRFRGNNFTTQLLNHIKNEAFQMNGIQWVGANTQEDNTPACRVIEKCGLTPHTTLQAAVTNDTSALESGAQPWNPIDSIERKKDWLREAYVKSSSVFPYECYYSFPASDELFQENDLREWSFYENETQTRVLITKHDQKKHHYLHTIYPWNDITSPKGLWETISNAYHKLAKQTDGDTYIWMDLTKEAVQFLPPAHKFELPSPWILYGIDKQTWSKTI, from the coding sequence ATGAATAAAAAGATAAGATTGTTAGACATTGAAGACTACCCCTATTTGGAAGCGATGGATACGGGAATAGAAAATGATTATATAAAACGTATTTTCGAAAGACTTACAACGGAAAACCATCGTTTATACGGATTATTCATAGATAACCAACTGGTCAGTATGGGCGGATACTCCCTTTTTGCCCGAAAATATGCCATGTTAGGGCGACTACGGAGCGACCGCCGCTTTAGAGGGAACAATTTTACTACACAACTACTTAACCATATTAAAAACGAAGCCTTTCAAATGAACGGCATTCAGTGGGTAGGTGCAAATACGCAAGAGGATAATACACCTGCATGCCGTGTAATCGAAAAGTGTGGGTTAACTCCCCACACGACGTTACAAGCTGCAGTTACAAACGATACATCTGCACTTGAATCCGGGGCACAGCCATGGAACCCGATTGATTCTATCGAACGAAAGAAGGATTGGCTCAGAGAAGCTTATGTAAAATCATCGTCAGTTTTCCCTTATGAATGCTACTACTCCTTCCCTGCATCTGATGAATTATTTCAGGAGAATGACTTACGTGAATGGTCCTTTTATGAAAATGAAACGCAAACACGTGTACTCATTACCAAGCACGATCAAAAAAAGCATCATTATTTACACACGATCTATCCTTGGAATGACATCACTTCTCCAAAGGGGTTGTGGGAAACCATATCAAACGCTTACCACAAGCTAGCGAAGCAAACAGATGGAGACACCTACATATGGATGGATTTAACGAAGGAAGCCGTGCAATTTCTCCCCCCTGCTCACAAATTTGAACTACCTTCACCTTGGATTTTATACGGGATAGACAAGCAGACGTGGAGTAAAACGATATAA
- a CDS encoding glycosyltransferase family 4 protein, whose protein sequence is MLKVALICTESLPAPAIKGGAIQMFIDGVAPFLKEEYHLTIYSINDTALKRYEVKGGIEYIRFPKESYEQDVANHLKRRRFQLIHVFNRPEYLLEYQKASPESRFILGLHNDMLSERKINDEVGEQVVHAASHIVTISYFIKCKVIERFPEAEEKTTVVYSGVDLAKFPKRESEEGRSVRERYRERFGVKDKKVILFVGRLSKNKGPDLLIDAMQMLIKDDPNVILLVVGGKWFSDNGMNRFTWQLYDRAKGIKNNIVFTKFIPADEIGNIFLLGDIFVCPSQWEEPLARVHYEAMAAGIPVVTTNRGGNSEVILHKMNGYLIEDYQNEVAFVRGIQFFINHPEVSSWITENGRKFVEANFQFKHAARRLSDVYKKYLDQ, encoded by the coding sequence GTGTTGAAAGTAGCCCTCATTTGTACTGAAAGTTTACCAGCACCTGCAATTAAAGGTGGGGCGATTCAAATGTTTATCGATGGAGTAGCACCTTTCTTGAAAGAAGAGTATCACCTCACCATTTATTCTATTAATGACACAGCGCTAAAGCGTTACGAGGTTAAGGGTGGAATCGAGTACATCCGTTTTCCAAAAGAGTCCTATGAACAAGACGTTGCCAACCACCTTAAAAGAAGAAGGTTTCAGCTTATTCATGTTTTTAATCGCCCTGAGTACCTATTAGAATACCAAAAAGCTTCACCTGAAAGCCGGTTCATTTTAGGACTGCACAATGACATGCTTTCAGAACGTAAAATAAACGACGAGGTAGGCGAGCAAGTTGTGCACGCTGCTTCCCATATTGTCACGATCAGTTATTTTATTAAGTGTAAAGTGATTGAACGATTTCCTGAAGCAGAAGAAAAAACGACAGTTGTTTATTCAGGTGTCGATTTAGCAAAGTTTCCTAAACGCGAGAGTGAAGAAGGAAGGTCCGTTCGTGAACGATACCGCGAACGCTTTGGAGTAAAGGATAAAAAGGTTATTTTGTTTGTTGGCCGACTTTCAAAAAACAAGGGACCTGACTTGTTAATCGATGCCATGCAAATGCTTATTAAAGACGATCCGAATGTGATTTTATTAGTCGTAGGTGGGAAATGGTTTAGTGATAACGGTATGAATCGATTTACGTGGCAACTTTATGATAGAGCAAAAGGGATAAAAAATAATATTGTCTTCACAAAGTTTATTCCAGCTGATGAAATTGGCAATATTTTTTTGTTAGGTGATATTTTTGTATGCCCTTCGCAATGGGAAGAACCACTAGCAAGAGTTCACTATGAGGCAATGGCTGCAGGAATCCCAGTGGTTACTACAAACCGGGGAGGGAACAGTGAAGTCATTCTCCATAAAATGAATGGCTATCTCATTGAGGATTATCAAAACGAGGTAGCGTTTGTTAGGGGCATACAGTTTTTCATAAACCATCCGGAAGTGTCGTCTTGGATAACAGAAAATGGCCGCAAATTTGTCGAAGCAAATTTTCAATTTAAACACGCGGCACGAAGGCTTTCGGATGTGTACAAAAAATATCTTGATCAATGA
- a CDS encoding UTP--glucose-1-phosphate uridylyltransferase → MKVRKAIIPAAGYGTRSLPITKVLPKEMFPIAGKPAIHYIVEEAVAAGIEEVLIIVSRNKNMILDYFDRSIELEAFLASKSKEHLLEKTRLPKVHIQYMRQPYARGLGDAVLLGERFVHDEPFAVLLPDDFYVASEKGALQQLLESFAKSSKSTVAVQAMPVDHLHLYGVIKKEANAKSLHKITDIVEKPSTSPPSNLAVCGRYVFQPDLFQYLKKAPLGVGDEVQLTDAMKEMVKDFEYNALEIDGERYDLGKDEEYYRLIEYFLKNKP, encoded by the coding sequence ATGAAAGTTAGAAAAGCGATCATTCCTGCAGCTGGATATGGGACGCGTAGCTTGCCAATTACAAAGGTGTTACCTAAAGAAATGTTTCCGATTGCAGGAAAGCCTGCCATTCACTACATTGTAGAAGAAGCCGTAGCTGCGGGAATCGAAGAAGTATTAATTATCGTATCGCGAAATAAAAATATGATATTAGATTATTTTGATCGTTCAATAGAGCTGGAAGCATTTTTAGCTTCAAAAAGTAAAGAACATTTACTTGAAAAAACGAGATTACCAAAAGTGCATATTCAATATATGAGACAGCCTTACGCAAGGGGATTAGGAGATGCGGTGTTATTAGGGGAACGCTTTGTCCATGATGAGCCTTTCGCTGTGCTATTGCCAGATGATTTTTATGTAGCAAGTGAAAAAGGAGCACTACAGCAGCTTTTGGAATCATTTGCAAAGAGTTCAAAAAGCACCGTTGCTGTTCAGGCGATGCCCGTTGATCACCTTCATCTATATGGTGTCATTAAAAAAGAGGCTAATGCGAAGTCTCTTCATAAAATAACAGATATTGTTGAGAAGCCATCAACTTCGCCACCTTCCAACCTAGCCGTTTGCGGACGCTATGTTTTTCAGCCAGACCTTTTTCAATACTTAAAAAAAGCGCCACTCGGTGTAGGCGACGAGGTTCAGCTCACAGATGCCATGAAGGAAATGGTAAAGGACTTTGAGTACAACGCCCTTGAAATCGATGGCGAGCGTTATGATTTAGGAAAGGACGAGGAATATTACCGACTCATTGAGTATTTCTTAAAAAACAAACCGTAA
- the prpE gene encoding bis(5'-nucleosyl)-tetraphosphatase PrpE, with product MFDIIGDIHGCYDEMLELLKKLGYEMDEGSLLSHPTDRQAVFLGDLTDRGPKSVDVLTFTIKNWKQKRILYCPGNHCDKLYRYFLGRNVKINNGLETTVAELNQLPTKAYTFVSEGFKRLIEESPLYLQLDGDHLAVAHAGIKADYLGKTSKKVKTFVLYGDITGESHPDGRPIRRDWANKYSHSTYVVYGHTPVKEAREMNHTINIDTGCVFGNKLTAYRWPERELMSVPSNQPFVKEKFKPIGE from the coding sequence ATGTTTGATATTATTGGTGATATTCACGGATGCTATGATGAAATGCTTGAATTATTAAAAAAACTCGGATATGAAATGGACGAAGGCAGTCTTCTTTCTCACCCTACCGACCGCCAAGCAGTATTTTTAGGCGACCTTACAGACCGCGGACCAAAATCTGTTGACGTATTAACATTTACAATCAAAAACTGGAAACAAAAACGAATCCTCTATTGTCCAGGAAACCACTGTGATAAACTTTATCGCTACTTTTTAGGAAGAAACGTAAAAATTAATAACGGCCTTGAAACCACAGTTGCCGAACTCAATCAACTCCCAACAAAGGCCTATACGTTTGTCTCTGAAGGGTTTAAACGTCTTATTGAAGAGTCTCCATTATACTTACAATTAGATGGCGATCATCTCGCCGTTGCGCATGCTGGGATCAAAGCTGATTACTTAGGTAAAACCTCTAAAAAAGTAAAAACCTTTGTCTTATACGGTGATATTACAGGTGAATCCCATCCCGATGGACGCCCTATAAGACGCGATTGGGCAAACAAGTATTCACATTCGACTTATGTCGTATATGGACATACGCCAGTTAAAGAGGCACGTGAGATGAACCATACGATAAACATAGACACAGGATGCGTATTTGGTAACAAACTAACGGCCTACCGCTGGCCGGAACGGGAACTCATGTCTGTCCCTTCAAATCAGCCATTCGTAAAAGAAAAATTTAAACCTATCGGTGAGTAG